The following nucleotide sequence is from Burkholderia gladioli.
GGCCCGATGCGCGGCGCGCGGGCCACGCGCCCACTTCCCGCCTGGGCGTGCAATTCATCCCCATTTTCAGGAGAAAGCGGGCCGAATCCGGCGAGACGTCGCCTGGCTTGGCGGCTGCGGCGCCCTGTCGCAGCCAATCTGTTGCAAAAAGGGTATTGCCTGTTGCAGTGCAGCGAGCGATCCGTATAATACGGGTTTTCCCCTAGGCACTAACCCTGAGGTCATCATGAAAGCTGCGACTGCATCGACTCCTGCTCTGGTCCAATGGTTTACCCAACTGCGCAGCGGCCTGGCCCGCGCGTGGGAAATCCACGTCCGTACCTGCGAACTGATCGCCGAAGCACACCGCCGCATGTAATGGCGGGCGGCTCGGCCGCCGGCGGGGCGATACGGAGCGGCGCGGCGTTTGGCTGCGACGGCGTATCGAATCCTCGTGGTACCGAAGCCGCGTATCGAGTCCGGGGCTGAATTCGGGTTCCGGGTTCCGGGCAGTCCAGGCCTTGCTCGCCATGGCCTGCGCCAGCCGGTAGCGCGAAGCTTGCGCGCTGCCGATCGTCCCCGCCGGGGCAGCATCCTCTCGATGGATGCGGCGCGAACCGGCAACCGCTCGACGATCGGCCGCGACGGCAGCGGGCAGGGCAGCCAGCCTTGCCTGCTTCGCGCAGCGGCGTTTTCCCGCATTGCCCTGTTCCTTCGTCGAAGGAACGCATCCCATCGCCGCGATCACACGTGGCATCCCCGCTTTCCCTTCACAGCACCCCGAGCCATCGCCACCACAGCGCGTTGAACGGGATCACGCACAGCACGCCCAATCCCGCCGTCACCACGCAATAGCGCAGCGCCGCGCGCCGCTCCAGCCTGGCCAGCGCGATGCCGAACACGATCGGCGGCGACTGGTAAGGCAGCACCGTGGTCGCGTAGCCCATCACCTGCGCCAGCAAGCCGGCCTTCAGGTAGACACTTTGCGCGAGCGCCTGCGAGGCGATCGGTATATAGAGCGCCGGCTCCGCATTCGAGGTGACCGCGAAGCACAGCAGGATCGACAAGGCGCTGAGCGCGGCATAAGCGAGCATCGGGCTGTCGCGCAGCGCGTCGAGCGCGGCCATGCCCGGCAGGCGCGCGCCTAGCTGGTTGACCAGGGCCGTCAAGCCGATGATGGCCGCGATGAACCACAGCAACTCCATCTTCAGCGAGGCCGTGAAGCGCTCCAGGGCGTCGGCGGGCGAACTCGCGAAATAGACCAGCGCGAAACCGAGCCCGATCCAGCCCGGCGCGACGTGGTGCCAGGCATCGCTGAACCAGCCCGCCAGCGTGATCGCGAGCAGCGTCATGGCATGCCATTCGCGGCGCGACAGCGCGGCCGGCAGCGTGGCGGCCGCGCCCGCCGTGTCGATCCGATCGGGAAACAGCCGCCAGGCCGCGAGCACCAGCACGGCGCCGCGCAGGATCGCGCCGGCCGGGAAGAACCAGGCGAGATAGTCGGAGAAACGCAGCCGCAGCCCATGCGACTGCTCCAGGATGCCGGCCATGATCACGTTCGGCAGGTTGGCCGGCAGCACCGCGGCGGCCAGCTCATAGGCGCCGACGATCACCAGCAGCAGGATGCCGCGCCGGCCGTTCGACTCGGGGCCGAGCCCGACCGCCTCGCAGTAGCCGAGCGCGATCGGCACCAGGATCGCGATGCGCCCGAAGGTCGAGGGCATCACCAGCGAGAGCGCGAAGCCGAGCACGGCGAAAGCCAGCAGCGCGCGCGGATAGGAGGCGCCGATGCGTCGCGCCAGCGCGCCGCCGAGCCGCGCGCTCAGGCCGCTGTCCTTCAGCGCGAAGCCGATCGCCGCGCCGCTGAACACCAGCCAGAACGCGCTGGACCCGAAGCCCGAGAAGATCGCGGCGGCCGGCACGCGGGTGCAGGTGGCCGCGAGGAAGAAGAACAGCAGCGAGACCCACAGGCTGGCGATCGCGTTGGTGGCCCACAGCACGATGCAGGCGAACACGATCGCGACGATGCGGGCGTCGTGCGGGGCCAGCGTGCCGCGTGCGGCCAGCATCGCGATCGCGCCCAGGCCGGCCGCGAGCAGGGCGAGGGCGATGTTTGTGCCGGTGTTCAGGGTGGCGAGTCTGGCCTGCATGACACTCCTGCGGGAAAGGAGGGTTGTCTATTTTTATAGACAATTGAGACAAAAATCGGCGCGCGAGAGATTGGCGGCGAAGCGGTTCAGGGCCTCGAAAAGGGCCGCGTCCGAGCGCTCGCTCGCCTCGTTCAGCTGTTGCGCCTCGGCATGCAGGCGAGTCAGGAACGCGTGCATCGTGGGCGCCTGCACGGCCACGCCGTCCTGCCGCTCGGCGAAGGCCGCCGTGGCCCGCGCGATCAACAGCAGCGCCGCGGCCTCGCGTCCCGCGCAGCCGGCCGCGTCGCGGCAGCAGGCCTCGAAGGCCTCCAGCTCGGCGAAACCGGCGATCGCGCGCGCCAGCCATTGCACCCCTTCGGAAAGCTTCATGGTTTGCCCTTGCTTGTGTCTGCCGTCTAAATATTTAGACTAACTGCGTCGTGTCGCGAATGCAAGCGCCGTTTTTCGGGGCACGAGGAAGCCGGGCCGGCGCGTTTCGCGTGGCGCTTTCGCGTAATATCGTGCCGTTTTCCTTTCCGAGCCCCCAAGGTCCCGCATGCCCGCAGCCGGTCCCCGCAAGAAGCGTCTTCGAGGCGCGCGCTTCGATTTCGACAGCATCGGCGAGCGCCTGCGCGCCTACCGGATGGCGGCCGAGCTGCGCAGCGAGGACCTGGCCGAGCGGCTCGACATCTCGCGCGCGGCCGTCTACAAGCTCGAGCGCGGCGAGATCGTCAAGATCGACACGCTGGAGCGGCTGGCCACGCTGTTCGGCGTGTCGCTGGCGAACCTGCTGGGCGTGGAGGTCGAGTATCACGACTCGGCGATCAGCTATTTCGAGCGGATGCGGCAGATCGAGCGGCGCTCACGGCGCATCGTCGCGCACTTCGATCCCTTCTCGTTCCTGCTGACCTCGGACGATTACGCCGGCTGGCTGCGGCGCATGCTGGAGGAAAGCGTGCCGCCGGCGCTGGCCGACGCGGCCTGGACGCAGACGCTGTCGAAGGTGATGGCGATCCTCGACGAGCGCAAGGCCGCCTACCGCGCGACGCCGCTGGACGTGACCAGCCTGATCGGGCTGCGCCAGATCGAGCAGTTCCTCCATCATGGGCTGGTGGGCCGGCTCGGGTTGCCGCCGGGCGTGCAGCTCGAACGCAAGCTCGCGGCGCGGCGCGAGGTGATGCGCATCGTCGGGATGCTGGAGGACGAGACGGCGGGCGTGAGGATCGGCATCGTCGCCGACGCGCTGCCGAACGAGACCTTCCAGATCTTCGAGGGCGAGCACGAGGCGCAGGTCGCGGTCTCGCCGTTCCGGCTCGGCGAGCTGCCGAACATCCGCACCGGCATCGCCACCATCACCACCTCGGCCGATGCCGTGGCGATGTACCGGCGCATGATCGACCGGCTGTGGGCCGACGCGGCAAAGGGCAAGGCCGGGGCCAAGCTGCTGCGGGACTTGCTGGAGCGCGTGTAGGCGGGGCGGCGCCGGCGTGCCTTCGCTCAGCCCACCGCCTTGAGCGCCGCCACGAAGCGCTTGTCCGCCAGGTAGGCCACGTTGAAGCGGCAATAGGCCGAGAGCCGGTCCGCGCCGGGCGCGAACACGGCACCGGGCGCGAGGATCACGCCGCGCTCCAGCAGCGCCTGGGCGAGCTGCATCGAATCGGGCCAGCCCGGCAGCGAGGCCCACAGATACAGGCTCTGCTCGCTCTCGCGGAAGATCTCGGCGCCCAGCCGGCGCAGCGCCAGGATGCCGGCCTCGGTGGCGCGCCGCAGCTTGTCCTGCAGGAAATTCGTATGACGAAGGAAATGGCCGTCGCTGACGATCGCGTCGAGCGTGCGCTCGCAGTATTCCGAGCTGCTCACGTGCATCAGCATCTTGACGTCGGCCAGGTCGCTGGCGAGGCCCGCCTCGCAGGCCAGGAAGCCCACCCGCAGCGCGGCCGACACCGATTTCGCGAAGCTGCCCACGTAGATGGTGCGGCGCAACTGGTCCAGCGTGGCGATGCGCGTGAGCGTGCGCGGCTTCAGGTCGGCCAGCGCGTCGTCCTCCACCAGCATCAGGTCGTGCGCCTCGGCCAGTTGCAGGATGCGATGCGCCTTGGCGGCGCTGGTGTCGGTGGCGGTGGGGTTGTGGCCCACCGACTGCGTGAAGAACAGCCGCGGGCGATGCTCGGCGAGCGCCGCTTCGAGCGCGGCGATCGAGGGGCCGTCGGTCTCGCGCGGGATCCCGACGATGCGTGCGCCGCTCAGCTTGAGCTTGCCGAACAATGGGTAGTAGCCGGGATCGTCGACCAGCACCGCATCGCCGGGCCGCACGAAGTAGCGCAGCACGATGTCGATGGCCTGGTTGGCGCCGTGCGTCAGCACGATCTGCGCGGGCTGCGCGTCGATCTCGTAGCCGGCCAGCTTCTGCTGCAGCGACTGGCGCAGCGGCAGGTAGCCGTAGCGGCTGCCGTAGCGGAACAGCGAGGCCACGCCGGTGCGCACCACGCGCTGGTGGTAAAGGTCCAGGCGCGTCTTGGCGAGCCAGTCGACGGGCGGGAAACCCTCGCCCAGGTTCAGCACGTTGGCGCTCTCGTGCAACTGCTCGCGCATCAGCCAGACCACGTCCATCGCGCGGTCCAGGGTGGTGGCGCCGCCCTCGCTCTCGGCGATGGCCGCGGCCGCAGCGCCGCTGCCGCCGCCGGGCCGCCGGCAGACGAAGAAGCCCGAGCCGCGCCGCGGTTCGATCAGGCCGTTGGCGGTCAGGATGTCGAAGGCGCTGACCACCGTGTTCTTCGAGCAGCCCGAGGCATCGGCGTATTCCCTGATCGAGGGCAGCTTGCTGCCGGCCGGCAGGATGCCTTCCTCGATCTGTCTGGCGAGATTGTCCGCGATCCCCTCGGACAAGGTGGTTCCTGCACGCCGTATCATCGCGTCCGCTCCATCGGGCCGGCGCACTGTGCCAGGTACAGTGCATCGAGTGTTGTGGGGAACTGTACCTTTCATTAAGGTACAGCGCGCCTATTATTCGTCCATTCGAAGCGGCCCCGCAACACCGGAAAACGCGAGGCCGCGCCACCCGACATGGAGACGCCCGCGATGCCCATCGATTCCGCCCTGCCCGATTTCCGTTCCCTGACTCCCGCCGAGCGCCTGGCTCGCATCGCCGCGGCCGCCGGCCTCGACGACGCGCAGCACGCGCTGCTGGCCAAGCCCGGCGCGCTGCCGATCGAGGTGGCCAACGGCATGATCGAGAACGTGATCGGCACCTTCGAGCTGCCGCTGGCGGTGGCCGGTTACTTCCGCATCAACGGCGAGGACGTGCTGGTGCCGATGGCGGTGGAGGAGCCCTCGATCGTCGCGGCCGCCTCCTTCATGGCCAAGCTGGCGCGCGAGGCGGGCGGTTTCCGCACCTCCAGCACCGGGCCGCTGATGCGCGCCCAGGTGCAGGTGCTCGGCATCGACGATCCCTATGGCGCGCGCCAGACCATCCTGGCCGCCAGGGACGAGCTGATCGAGCTGGCCAATGCGCGCGACGCGGTGCTGGTGAAGCTCGGCGGCGGCTGCCGCGACATCGAGGTGCAGGTGTTCCCCGACACGCCGCGCGGCGCGATGGTGGTCGCGCACCTGATCGTCGACGTGCGCGACGCGATGGGCGCCAATACCGTCAACACCATGGCCGAGGCGGTGGCGGGGCGCATCGAGGCGCTCACCGGCGGCACCGTGCGGCTGCGCATCCTGTCGAACCTGGCCGACCTGCGGCTGGCCCGCGCGCACGTGCGCTACTCGGCGGCCACGCTGGCCACGCGCGAGTATTCGGGCGAGGCGGTGATCGACGGCGTGATCGACGCCTACCTGCTGGCCGCCGTCGATCCCTATCGCGCGGCCACCCACAACAAGGGCATCATGAACGGCATCGATCCGGTGATCGTCGCCACCGGCAACGACTGGCGCGCGGTGGAGGCGGGCGCGCATGCCTATGCCAGCCGCGGCGGACGCTACACCTCGCTGACCACCTGGGAGAAGGCGGCCAACGGCGACCTGGTCGGCACCATCGAGCTGCCGATGCCGGTCGGGCTGGTGGGCGGCGCCACGCGCACCCATCCGCTGGCGCGCGCGGCGCTGCGGATCCTCGGCGTGCAGAGCGCGCAGCGGCTCGGCGAGATCGCCGCGGCGGTCGGCCTGGCGCAGAACATGGGCGCGCTGCGCGCGCTCGCCACCGAAGGCATCCAGCGCGGCCACATGGCGCTGCACGCGCGCAATATCGCGATCGCGGCCGGCGCGAGCGGCGCCGACATCGACTGGGTCGCGCGCAAGATGGCGGCCGCCAGGGACGTGCGCACCGATCGCGCGCTGGAGTTGCTGGCCGGCCCGCGCGACTGAGCGGCGGCCCGTCGTCGGAAGGCGCGGGCACATAACCAGGCGGACCGGGGATCCACCCCGGCCGCGACGGCAGCTTGCCTGCCGAAGGAGGAGACGCATGAACGAGATGGGTGGCAATTCCGCCGCGCTGGCGGCCGTGTCCGCGCGGCGCGGGGTGGCGGCCGAGACGGCGGCCGCGGCGCCGCTGGCCGAGGTGTGGGGCGACACGGTCGACCTGCGCCATCTGGGCTGGTCGGTGGCGATCGGCGTGGGCGTGGCGCTGGGCGCCTTCCTCGCGGGACGCGCGCTGTTGGCGCCGCTGGTCGCCGATCCGCAGATCGCGCGCGCCTACGCGATGCTGGTCGGCCTGGGCGGCTGCCTGGCGGCCGGCGTGATCTGCGCGAAGCTGTTCGCGCCCAAGCGCGTGGTGGTCGAGCAGGTGGTGGACGAGGCGGCGCGCCTGCGCGTGCTGGCCCAGCTCGATGCCGAATCGGGCGGCCTCGGCTCGCTCGAGGACCTGAGCCCGGCCGCGCGCGCCGAGATGGACGAGCTGGGCCTGACTGCCGTGTTCGCCGCCTACGAGCGAGGCGCGGGCCGCGTCGCCGCCGAGGCGGGCGCCGCAGCCGCCGGCGATGCCGCTGCCACCGTCGAGCCGGGAGCCCGCTCATGACCCCGCTGCTGTCCGACTTCTCCGTGGCGCTGGCGATGGGCCTGCTCGGCGCGATCGCCTTTGCCGCGATCGGTCTGGTCTCCGGCACCGACGAGACCACCACCATCGCGCCGCTGACCCTGCTGGTGGCCCTGCTCGGCGTGCCGCCGGCGGGCGTGTTCACCTTCTTCCTGGCCGGCGCGGTGGCCAAGCACATGACGCACGCGATCCCCACCGCGCTGCTCGGCATTCCCGGCGACACCATGGCCGCGCCGCTGCTGCAGCAGGCCACCGCCTTGCGCGCGCTCGGCGTGCCGCATATCGCGCTGCGCAAGATGATCTCGGGCGCGATCGTTGCGGCCTGCGTGGCGGTACCGCTGGCGGTGCTGTTCGCGGTGCTGCTGGCGCCGTTCGGCGGCGCGATCGCGAAGGCCGCGCCCTGGGTGTTCCTGGCCGCCGCCTGCGTGATCGCCTACGCCTCGGCCGGGCGCTGGGCCTGCGTGCTGCTGCTGGTGCCCTTCGTGCTGCTGATCGTGGCGCTGCAGACGCTGACCGGCAAGTACGGCGTGAAGCTCTCGGTCAGCTACTTCCTCGGCATCGCGATCGGCCCGCTGATCGCCGACCTGTTCGCGATCCTCTCGCCGCCGGCGCGCCGCGCAATGCGGCGCGAGGGGCTGGCCACCTTCTCGCTGGCGCCGGACCTGAAGGGCTGGCGCGGCTGGTTCCCGAACCCGCTGCGCATCCTCGATCGCAGCCAGGCCGGCTGGACGCTGGGCACCGCCGCGCTGTCGAGCGCGACCTTCGTGTTCAGCCCGGTGGCGATGACGGTGGTGGCCGGCGAGATCGTCGGCGCGCGCGTCAAGCATGCCTATCCGCGCCTGACCACGGTGATCGCCGCGCGCAACGGCGTGACCGAGGCCACCTATATCGCCGAGGCGCTGATCCCGCTGATCGCCTTCGGGCTGCCGCTGAGCCCGGTGGCGGCGGGGCCGGCCGCGCCGCTGTTCAATGCGCCGCCGCGCTTCTTCGTCGACACGGCCGGCGGGCAGGTCCACAACCTGCACACGCTGATGTCGGCCTGGGCCTTCCTCGGCTACGGGTTGCTCGCGGTGCTGCTGGCCGCGCTGATCGCCTATCCGCTGGCGATGAACTACGCGCATCGCGCGGCGTCGTTCGTGGCGCGCAAGCTCTCGCACGAGGCCATCATCGCCACCTTCTCGGGGCTGATCGTGGTGATCGGCGTGTGGGAGGGCGGCCTGGCGGGGCTGGCCGTGATCCTCACGGTGGGGCTGGTGGGCGGCGTGCTGTCGAGGCTGTTCGGCTTCAATACCGGCGTGCAGTTCATGGGCTACTACGCGGCCGTGCTCGGCGTGCCGGCCTTGATGAAGCTGGTGTAGGGCGCCGTGTCGCGTGCACGGCGCTGGGCGGTGGTGCCGCGCGCGCGGGATTCGCGGCGGCACCGTCGCCCGGAACATGCCGTCGCGGCCCGGTTTTGCCGGCGGCAAGCCGCTCAGCGCGTGGCGGGCACGTTGCGTTTGAGGAACGCGCGCATCAGCCGGCCGATCTCGGCGCCATCCTCCTCCAGCGCGAAATGGCCGGTATCGAACAGGTGCAGCTCCGCCTTGGGCAGGTCGCGCAGATAGGCGCGCGCGCCGACCGGCGGGAAGGCCTTGTCGTTCTTGCCCCAGACGATCAGCATCGGCGGCTGGTACTCGCGGAAATAGGCCTGCCATTGCGCGTATTGCGCCACGTTGCTGCCGTAGCTGTAGAACAGGTCCAGCTGGATCTCCTGGTTGCCGGGGCGATCGAGATAGGCCTGGTCGAGCGTCCAGGTGCCGGGATCCAGGTGGCTGAGCTCGCGCGTCCCGTCCACGTAGTGCCAGCGCGTCACCTTCAACTGCAGCAGTTGGCGCAGGCGCTCGGCATTGGCCTCCGAACGATCGGCCCAGTAGGCCTTCAGCGGCTTCCAGAAATCGCCGGCGATGCCCTCCTCGTAGGCGTTGCCGTTCTGCACGACGATCGCGGTGATGCGCTCGGGATGCGCCGCGGCGATCCGATAGCCGACCGGCGCGCCGTAATCCTGCACGTACAGCGCGTAGCGCGTCAGGCCGAGGGTTTCGGTGAACCCGTCGATCACCTTGGCGAGATTGTCGAAGGTATAGCTGAAGCGATCCGGCGCCGGCATGTCGCTCTGGCCGAAACCGGGGTAGTCCGGCGCGATCACGTGGTAGCGGTCGGCCAGCTGCGGCATCAGGTTGCGGAACATCTGCGACGAGGTCGGGAAGCCGTGGAGCAGCAGCACGGTGGGGGCGTTCTTCGGGCCGGCCTCGCGATAGAAGATCTTCACGCCGTTCACATCGACGGTGTGATAGCTGACGGCATCTGCGCTTGCCGCGGGGGCGCCGGTCGACGCGACGGTGCCGGCGGCCTGGGCGGCGGGCGAGAGCGTGGCGAACGTGAGGGCGCAAGCGGTAGCCAGGCCGGCGAGGGTCGGGAATTTCATCGTGAAGGCTCCAGGGGCGATGTGATGGAAAGAAAAGTCGTGTCGAGTTCGATTGGCATGACGAACTATTGATCCGTCATGCTGGCCGCTGAAGGTGGTCCGTATCAGCGTCGATCGTGTGCCCGATATCGTGCCGGCCATTAGGTCGTCACGAAAAATGGATGCGGGGACAACGAACGAGGCTGAAGCGCCATGATTTCCTCAGGACCGCGCGATCCAGGGATCGGATCGCATGGAGAGGAAGTCTAGGGGCGCGAAGGACTGGCAGGAATACGCCGGGGAGCGAATGGATCGTTCGCGAAACGCGAAGAATGGCGGCGGGGTGCCGATCACCCCGCGCGGGACCGGTGCTCAGTCGGCGGGGCCGGTGCAGCTTTTGGCGCCGGCGGCCATGACCGTGCAATGCTCCACGCTCCAGTGGCTGCTGCTCGACAGGCCGGCGCCGCCGGTCAGGCCCGCCAGCTTCCAGCGCGGGCTGAAATGCAGGTCGATGCGCGCGGTCTGGTTGGGCGTGCCCAGCGCGGGCAGCGGCGAGGCGCTCGCCAGCGCCTGCGTGACCGCGGCGTTCCAGGCCGGGTCGCCGCCCCCGTTGGCGGGCTGCAGCTCGGACGATTCGACCGCGCCGCTGCGGGAGAAATGCGTCGACAGCACCGCCTCGGGATAACCGTCGACGGCGGGACGCGCCACATACAGGCTGCCGCCGATCCGGCAGCCCACGTAACGCTGCCATTGCAGCGCGCTCAGGTGCGCCAGCGAGACAGGATCGCCGCCCTGCGCGGCCTGCTTCAGGCAGATCGAGGCGATCTGGTCGGGGGAGGGCATCGGTGGGTCGTTGGCGGCGCAGCCGGCCAGCGCCAGCGAGGCGATGAGCGCAAGCGGGGCGAGCGAGGTGAGCGAGGTGAGCGAGGTGAGGGCGCTCCCGGCAGCGCGATTCCTGCGCGGCGATCCGATGGTCATGGTCTCTCTCGATTTGTTGTTCGTTGTCGTAGGAATGAGCGCTATTCCAGCACCATCGCGATGCGGGGGCAAGCGCCGGCCGCGCCGGCGGTAACAGTCTGCGATTCGGTTTACCTGGCGGGCAGCGGCACCGCCGCGTCGTAGAATGCGCTCGATCGACTTCCCATCATCCCCAAGCCATCGGCGACGCGCATGGAAATCAAATGGATCGAGGACTTCATCGCCCTCGCGCAATACCAGAGCTTCTCGCGCGCGGCCGAGTTCCGCAACGTCACGCAATCGGGCTTCAGCCGCCGCATCCAGTCGCTGGAGCAGTGGGTCGGCGCGGAGCTGATCGACCGCAGCAGCTTCCCGCCGGTGCTGACGCCGGCCGGGCGCCTGTTCCGCGAGGCCGCCGACGACATCCTGCACAAGCTGCACGACACGCGCGCCATCATCCGCAACGAGCAGCGCATCGCCGGGCGCGGCCTGCAGATCGCGGCCGGCCACACCATCGCGCTGAACTTCCTGCCGGGCTGGCTGAAGGCCTTGTCGGGCCATTTCGGCGAGGTGCGCGCGCGGGTGGTGCCGGCCAATGTCCATGATTCGATCCTGTCGCTGGTGAACGGCAACTGCGAGCTGATGTTCGCCTACCACCATCCCGAGCTGCCGCTGCATCTCGATCCGGCGCGCTACGAGCACCTCACGGTCGGCCTCGATACGCTGCTGCCGGTCAGCCAGCCCACGCCGCGCGCCGCGCCGCGCTTTCGCCTGCCGGGCACCAGCAAGGCCGCGCTGCCGCTGATCTCGTACACGGAAACCAGCTATTTCGGGCGCTGCCAGGCGCTGCTGCTGTCGCGCGCGCCGGCCACGCCGATGCTGCGGCTGCACTTCGAGTCGGACATGGCCGAGGTGCTCAAGAAGCTGGTGGTCGAGGGCGAGGGCCTGGCCTGGCTGCCGCGCAGCGCGATCGCGCGCGAGCTCGCGGCCGGCGAGCTGGTGCCGGCGGGGCCGGCCGCCTGGCAGCTCGAGGTGGAGCTGCGTGTCTATCGCGATACCAGCAATCGCGGCGCCTTCGTCGATACGCTCT
It contains:
- a CDS encoding hydroxymethylglutaryl-CoA reductase, degradative, translated to MPIDSALPDFRSLTPAERLARIAAAAGLDDAQHALLAKPGALPIEVANGMIENVIGTFELPLAVAGYFRINGEDVLVPMAVEEPSIVAAASFMAKLAREAGGFRTSSTGPLMRAQVQVLGIDDPYGARQTILAARDELIELANARDAVLVKLGGGCRDIEVQVFPDTPRGAMVVAHLIVDVRDAMGANTVNTMAEAVAGRIEALTGGTVRLRILSNLADLRLARAHVRYSAATLATREYSGEAVIDGVIDAYLLAAVDPYRAATHNKGIMNGIDPVIVATGNDWRAVEAGAHAYASRGGRYTSLTTWEKAANGDLVGTIELPMPVGLVGGATRTHPLARAALRILGVQSAQRLGEIAAAVGLAQNMGALRALATEGIQRGHMALHARNIAIAAGASGADIDWVARKMAAARDVRTDRALELLAGPRD
- a CDS encoding PLP-dependent aminotransferase family protein produces the protein MIRRAGTTLSEGIADNLARQIEEGILPAGSKLPSIREYADASGCSKNTVVSAFDILTANGLIEPRRGSGFFVCRRPGGGSGAAAAAIAESEGGATTLDRAMDVVWLMREQLHESANVLNLGEGFPPVDWLAKTRLDLYHQRVVRTGVASLFRYGSRYGYLPLRQSLQQKLAGYEIDAQPAQIVLTHGANQAIDIVLRYFVRPGDAVLVDDPGYYPLFGKLKLSGARIVGIPRETDGPSIAALEAALAEHRPRLFFTQSVGHNPTATDTSAAKAHRILQLAEAHDLMLVEDDALADLKPRTLTRIATLDQLRRTIYVGSFAKSVSAALRVGFLACEAGLASDLADVKMLMHVSSSEYCERTLDAIVSDGHFLRHTNFLQDKLRRATEAGILALRRLGAEIFRESEQSLYLWASLPGWPDSMQLAQALLERGVILAPGAVFAPGADRLSAYCRFNVAYLADKRFVAALKAVG
- a CDS encoding tripartite tricarboxylate transporter permease, producing MTPLLSDFSVALAMGLLGAIAFAAIGLVSGTDETTTIAPLTLLVALLGVPPAGVFTFFLAGAVAKHMTHAIPTALLGIPGDTMAAPLLQQATALRALGVPHIALRKMISGAIVAACVAVPLAVLFAVLLAPFGGAIAKAAPWVFLAAACVIAYASAGRWACVLLLVPFVLLIVALQTLTGKYGVKLSVSYFLGIAIGPLIADLFAILSPPARRAMRREGLATFSLAPDLKGWRGWFPNPLRILDRSQAGWTLGTAALSSATFVFSPVAMTVVAGEIVGARVKHAYPRLTTVIAARNGVTEATYIAEALIPLIAFGLPLSPVAAGPAAPLFNAPPRFFVDTAGGQVHNLHTLMSAWAFLGYGLLAVLLAALIAYPLAMNYAHRAASFVARKLSHEAIIATFSGLIVVIGVWEGGLAGLAVILTVGLVGGVLSRLFGFNTGVQFMGYYAAVLGVPALMKLV
- a CDS encoding alpha/beta fold hydrolase, which translates into the protein MKFPTLAGLATACALTFATLSPAAQAAGTVASTGAPAASADAVSYHTVDVNGVKIFYREAGPKNAPTVLLLHGFPTSSQMFRNLMPQLADRYHVIAPDYPGFGQSDMPAPDRFSYTFDNLAKVIDGFTETLGLTRYALYVQDYGAPVGYRIAAAHPERITAIVVQNGNAYEEGIAGDFWKPLKAYWADRSEANAERLRQLLQLKVTRWHYVDGTRELSHLDPGTWTLDQAYLDRPGNQEIQLDLFYSYGSNVAQYAQWQAYFREYQPPMLIVWGKNDKAFPPVGARAYLRDLPKAELHLFDTGHFALEEDGAEIGRLMRAFLKRNVPATR
- a CDS encoding helix-turn-helix domain-containing protein, whose translation is MPAAGPRKKRLRGARFDFDSIGERLRAYRMAAELRSEDLAERLDISRAAVYKLERGEIVKIDTLERLATLFGVSLANLLGVEVEYHDSAISYFERMRQIERRSRRIVAHFDPFSFLLTSDDYAGWLRRMLEESVPPALADAAWTQTLSKVMAILDERKAAYRATPLDVTSLIGLRQIEQFLHHGLVGRLGLPPGVQLERKLAARREVMRIVGMLEDETAGVRIGIVADALPNETFQIFEGEHEAQVAVSPFRLGELPNIRTGIATITTSADAVAMYRRMIDRLWADAAKGKAGAKLLRDLLERV
- a CDS encoding LysR substrate-binding domain-containing protein, with product MEIKWIEDFIALAQYQSFSRAAEFRNVTQSGFSRRIQSLEQWVGAELIDRSSFPPVLTPAGRLFREAADDILHKLHDTRAIIRNEQRIAGRGLQIAAGHTIALNFLPGWLKALSGHFGEVRARVVPANVHDSILSLVNGNCELMFAYHHPELPLHLDPARYEHLTVGLDTLLPVSQPTPRAAPRFRLPGTSKAALPLISYTETSYFGRCQALLLSRAPATPMLRLHFESDMAEVLKKLVVEGEGLAWLPRSAIARELAAGELVPAGPAAWQLEVELRVYRDTSNRGAFVDTLWQHLRASI
- a CDS encoding TonB C-terminal domain-containing protein → MTIGSPRRNRAAGSALTSLTSLTSLAPLALIASLALAGCAANDPPMPSPDQIASICLKQAAQGGDPVSLAHLSALQWQRYVGCRIGGSLYVARPAVDGYPEAVLSTHFSRSGAVESSELQPANGGGDPAWNAAVTQALASASPLPALGTPNQTARIDLHFSPRWKLAGLTGGAGLSSSSHWSVEHCTVMAAGAKSCTGPAD
- a CDS encoding SLC13 family permease, coding for MQARLATLNTGTNIALALLAAGLGAIAMLAARGTLAPHDARIVAIVFACIVLWATNAIASLWVSLLFFFLAATCTRVPAAAIFSGFGSSAFWLVFSGAAIGFALKDSGLSARLGGALARRIGASYPRALLAFAVLGFALSLVMPSTFGRIAILVPIALGYCEAVGLGPESNGRRGILLLVIVGAYELAAAVLPANLPNVIMAGILEQSHGLRLRFSDYLAWFFPAGAILRGAVLVLAAWRLFPDRIDTAGAAATLPAALSRREWHAMTLLAITLAGWFSDAWHHVAPGWIGLGFALVYFASSPADALERFTASLKMELLWFIAAIIGLTALVNQLGARLPGMAALDALRDSPMLAYAALSALSILLCFAVTSNAEPALYIPIASQALAQSVYLKAGLLAQVMGYATTVLPYQSPPIVFGIALARLERRAALRYCVVTAGLGVLCVIPFNALWWRWLGVL